The Panicum virgatum strain AP13 chromosome 5K, P.virgatum_v5, whole genome shotgun sequence genome has a window encoding:
- the LOC120710109 gene encoding peroxidase 19-like, whose product MGSSGGIRGLRRRVSRLLLLLLLAASTGGPTARAREAQPLPEAAAAGTRRAPERHGLSLDFYAKTCPAVDQIVANVTAARYRDFPAAGPAVLRLFHHDCFVEGCDASILIAPTASASPKVERDMEENKNLAQEAFDAVELAKAAVESRCPGVVSCADVLALATRDYVQQAGGPYYAVKKGRKDSRVSLAGKVRGSLPRANSTVDELLRVFAGKGLGAADLVALSGAHTVGFTHCVHVLGRIYDFRGTRRPDPLMDARLVKALRMSCPSSGGSARVVVPFDVSTPFQFDHAYYANLQARLGLLGSDQALFLDPRTRPLVQELAGNKTRFFQAFVASMDRMGAIRIKKGRKGEVRKVCSQHLLPPV is encoded by the exons ATGGGTTCCTCTGGGGGCATccgcggcctccgccgtcgcgtcagccgcctgctgctcctgctcctgctcgccGCGTCAACCGGCGGGCCGACGGCGCGCGCCAGGGAGGCGCAGCCGCTgcccgaggccgcggcggccggcaccaGGCGGGCGCCGGAGCGGCATGGGCTGTCGCTCGACTTCTACGCCAAGACGTGCCCCGCGGTCGACCAGATCGTCGCCAACGTCACCGCCGCCCGCTACAGGGACTTCCCCGCCGCCGGGCCCGCCGTGCTCCGCCTCTTCCACCACGACTGCTTCGTCGAG GGCTGCGACGCGTCCATCCTGATCGCCCCGACGGCCAGCGCGTCGCCCAAGGTGGAGCGCGACATGGAGGAGAACAAGAACCTGGCGCAGGAGGCGTTCGACGCGGTGGAACtggccaaggccgccgtggagagcaGGTGCCCCGGCGTCGTCTCCTGCGCCGACGTCCTCGCCCTCGCCACCCGGGACTACGTCCAGCAG GCTGGTGGGCCGTACTACGCGGTGAAGAAGGGCCGGAAGGACAGCAGGGTGTCCCTGGCGGGGAAGGTCCGCGGCAGCCTGCCCCGCGCCAACTCCACGGTGGACGAGCTCCTCCGCGTGTTCGCCGGCAAGGGCCTGGGCGCGGCGGACCTGGTGGCGCTCTCCGGCGCGCACACCGTGGGGTTCACGCACTGCGTCCACGTGCTGGGCCGCATCTACGACTtccggggcacgcggcggccggACCCGCTCATGGACGCCCGCCTCGTGAAGGCGCTGCGCATGTCGTGCCCGTCCTCGGGCGGCAGCGCCCGCGTGGTGGTGCCCTTCGACGTGAGCACCCCGTTCCAGTTCGACCACGCCTACTACGCCAACCTGCAGGCGAGGCTGGGCCTGCTGGGGTCGGACCAGGCGCTGTTCCTGGACCCGCGGACCAGGCCGCTGGTGCAGGAGCTTGCCGGCAACAAGACCCGCTTCTTCCAGGCGTTCGTCGCCAGCATGGACAGGATGGGGGCCATCCGgatcaagaaggggaggaagggGGAGGTCAGGAAGGTCTGCAGCCAGCACCTGCTTCCTCCGGTCTGA
- the LOC120710106 gene encoding 60S ribosomal protein L18a-like protein isoform X2: MGGEMPDADGKSRGADSSSASYGYPPSAPPPQQHQYGTFGPPSGGSGAFPQPAVGVPQPAPPPGMQHYQQPPPSSYAVYPPPPPQQPYAAAAPYYAQGSQAVQGYIPVVEGRPVRMRHLPCCGLGMGWFLFIIGFFLAAIPWYVGAFVLICVRVHDYREKPGYVACTIAATLAAIAVLLGATKGADVW, translated from the exons ATGGGCGGCGAGATGCCGGACGCCGACGGGAAGTCCCGCGGGGCGGACTCGTCCTCCGCCTCCTACGGGTAcccgccgtcggcgccgccgccgcagcagcaccagTACGGCACCTTCGGGCCCCCGTCGGGCGGCTCCGGGGCGTTTCCGCAGCCGGCGGTCGGGGTCCcccagccggcgccgccgcccgggatGCAGCACtaccagcagccgccgccgtcgtcgtacGCGGtctacccgccgccgccgccgcagcagccttacgcggcggccgcgccgtacTATGCCCAGGGTTCCCAGGCCGTGCAAG GTTATATTCCTGTTGTTGAAGGGAGGCCTGTGAGAATGCGGCATCTTCCATGTTGTGGCCTTGGCATGGGTTGGTTTCT GTTTATAATTGGATTCTTCCTTGCTGCCATCCCATGGTATGTTGGAGCTTTTGTTCTGATTTGTGTCCGAGTACATGATTACCGGGAGAAACCAGGATATGTTGCTTGCACTATTGCT GCCACACTTGCTGCAATTGCTGTGCTGCTTGGTGCCACGAAAGGAGCTGATGTGTGGTGA
- the LOC120710106 gene encoding 60S ribosomal protein L18a-like protein isoform X1, giving the protein MGGEMPDADGKSRGADSSSASYGYPPSAPPPQQHQYGTFGPPSGGSGAFPQPAVGVPQPAPPPGMQHYQQPPPSSYAVYPPPPPQQPYAAAAPYYAQGSQAVQGYIPVVEGRPVRMRHLPCCGLGMGWFLFIIGFFLAAIPWYVGAFVLICVRVHDYREKPGYVACTIAFFMHEPRLTKTSKSCRVIMTLKFHPIRV; this is encoded by the exons ATGGGCGGCGAGATGCCGGACGCCGACGGGAAGTCCCGCGGGGCGGACTCGTCCTCCGCCTCCTACGGGTAcccgccgtcggcgccgccgccgcagcagcaccagTACGGCACCTTCGGGCCCCCGTCGGGCGGCTCCGGGGCGTTTCCGCAGCCGGCGGTCGGGGTCCcccagccggcgccgccgcccgggatGCAGCACtaccagcagccgccgccgtcgtcgtacGCGGtctacccgccgccgccgccgcagcagccttacgcggcggccgcgccgtacTATGCCCAGGGTTCCCAGGCCGTGCAAG GTTATATTCCTGTTGTTGAAGGGAGGCCTGTGAGAATGCGGCATCTTCCATGTTGTGGCCTTGGCATGGGTTGGTTTCT GTTTATAATTGGATTCTTCCTTGCTGCCATCCCATGGTATGTTGGAGCTTTTGTTCTGATTTGTGTCCGAGTACATGATTACCGGGAGAAACCAGGATATGTTGCTTGCACTATTGCT TTTTTCATGCACGAGCCACGACTCACGAAGACATCTAAATCCTGTCGGGTCATTATGACATTGAAATTTCACCCTATAAGGGTGTAG
- the LOC120710108 gene encoding persulfide dioxygenase ETHE1 homolog, mitochondrial-like produces MVLPLRLIPRLAAAARSPRAPRSISPRARSVPALTMAAAYSTGSGAGRRLLFRQLFEKESSTYTYLLADVADPDKPAVLIDPVDRTVDRDLNLIKELGLKLVYAMNTHVHADHVTGTGLIKTKVPGVKSVISRASGAKSDHFVDHGDKLQFGNLFLEVRATPGHTAGCVTYITGDADGQPSPRMAFTGDALIIRACGRTDFQGGSSDLLYQSVHSQIFTLPKDTLLYPAHDYKGFTVSTVEEEVAYNGRLTKDKETFKTIMDNLNLPYPKMIDVAVPANLVCGIQDPPPKI; encoded by the exons ATGGTTCTCCCGCTCCGCCTGATCCCGCGCTTGGCTGCCGCAGCCAGGTCGCCGCGCGCTCCCCGGTCCAtctcgccgcgcgcgcggtcAGTGCCGGCTCTCACAATGGCGGCGGCGTACAGCACCGGGTCCGGCGCGGGCAGGAGGCTGCTCTTCAGGCAGCTGTTCGAGAAGGAGAGCTCCACGTACACCTACCTCCTCGCCGACGTCGCCGACCCCGACAAGCCCGCCGTG TTGATTGACCCTGTCGACAGAACAGTTGACAGAGATCTTAATCTTATCAAGGAATTGGGCTTGAAGCTCGTGTATGCTATGAATACTCATGTGCATGCTGATCACGTCACTGGAACAGGATTAATAAAA ACTAAGGTACCAGGAGTTAAGTCTGTTATTTCTAGAGCTAGTGGAGCAAAATCAGATCATTTTGTTGATCATGGGGACAAATTACAGTTTGGTAACCTTTTCCTTGAG GTTCGAGCTACTCCTGGCCACACTGCTGGCTGTGTGACTTACATAACAGGTGATGCTGATGGTCAACCTTCACCAAGGATGGCTTTTACCGGGGACGCCTTGATTATTCGAGCATGTGGAAGGACAGACTTTCAG GGAGGAAGCTCTGATCTGCTATATCAGTCGGTGCATTCACAG ATTTTCACATTGCCAAAGGATACCCTGCTTTATCCTGCCCATGATTACAAAGGTTTCACA GTTAGTACTGTTGAAGAGGAGGTTGCCTATAACGGCCGACTAACGAAAGATAAG GAAACTTTCAAGACCATCATGGATA ACTTAAACCTGCCTTATCCAAAGATGATTGATGTAGCTGTACCCGCCAATTTGGTGTGTGGCATCCAGGATCCACCACCGAAGATCTGA